One Methanobacterium sp. genomic region harbors:
- a CDS encoding hemerythrin domain-containing protein, which produces MAENNVYELLKNDHDNIKNLLRETIQNKDPSQFPKIQKEWESHMLGEEIYFYPALRKKESFMVLERYEEHELGKKLIYELDKLDKSDERWMPKMGVLQEIIELHIDEEEKEIFPKAKEIINEDNEKYILDKIRDEKSRYVKSYL; this is translated from the coding sequence ATGGCAGAAAATAATGTTTATGAATTACTAAAGAATGACCATGATAATATAAAGAATCTTTTGAGGGAAACTATACAAAATAAGGACCCTTCACAATTTCCTAAAATCCAAAAAGAATGGGAATCCCATATGCTGGGAGAAGAGATATATTTTTATCCAGCACTCAGGAAAAAAGAATCATTCATGGTCCTTGAAAGATATGAGGAACATGAACTTGGCAAAAAATTGATCTATGAATTAGATAAACTGGATAAAAGCGACGAACGATGGATGCCTAAAATGGGAGTACTTCAAGAGATTATAGAGCTTCATATCGATGAAGAAGAAAAAGAAATTTTTCCTAAGGCCAAAGAAATAATAAATGAGGATAATGAAAAGTATATACTGGATAAAATAAGAGATGAAAAATCCAGGTACGTAAAGTCTTACCTCTAA
- a CDS encoding DUF2795 domain-containing protein, which yields MARRGGMTTEIQQALKGMDYPASKQELMQQAQKNNASQNVMQAIENLPEQKFNSPTDVQKAWGQEKR from the coding sequence ATGGCACGACGTGGTGGAATGACTACAGAAATACAACAGGCATTAAAGGGTATGGATTACCCTGCAAGTAAACAAGAGTTAATGCAACAGGCCCAAAAGAATAATGCAAGTCAAAATGTTATGCAAGCCATAGAAAATCTACCCGAACAAAAATTTAACTCACCTACTGATGTTCAAAAAGCATGGGGACAAGAAAAGAGATAA